One stretch of Thermococcus sp. 21S9 DNA includes these proteins:
- the mbhE gene encoding hydrogen gas-evolving membrane-bound hydrogenase subunit E, which yields MKRTIAYLSLLFILGVLLYIANPNYGLVFGPGGKEWLTLRYTDNYYIQHGVQEVGGMNIVTDIVFDYRGYDTIGEATVLFTAIAGAIALLRPWRRDEK from the coding sequence GTGAAGAGAACCATCGCTTACCTGTCACTGCTCTTCATCCTCGGGGTTCTGCTCTACATAGCCAACCCCAACTACGGCCTCGTCTTCGGGCCGGGGGGAAAGGAGTGGCTGACCCTGAGGTACACGGACAACTACTACATCCAGCACGGTGTTCAGGAAGTCGGCGGTATGAACATAGTCACCGACATAGTGTTCGACTACCGTGGTTACGATACTATTGGAGAGGCCACCGTCCTGTTCACGGCCATAGCCGGCGCGATTGCTCTTCTGAGGCCCTGGAGGAGGGATGAGAAATGA
- a CDS encoding 4Fe-4S dicluster domain-containing protein, translating into MRPVFDWERCIGCLACVRACKTGALSYSDENGVRRITFEPRLCDGDLLCVEVCPVNAVKGFPNHESGESSATFELARCENCGRLTDFTVKEVEWARKMDHFTVFLCSTCRRIESARKIGEGLE; encoded by the coding sequence ATGCGCCCGGTCTTTGACTGGGAGAGGTGCATAGGCTGTCTCGCCTGCGTGAGGGCCTGCAAAACCGGCGCCCTGAGCTACAGCGACGAAAATGGAGTGAGGAGGATAACCTTTGAGCCAAGGCTCTGCGACGGTGACCTGCTCTGCGTTGAGGTGTGCCCGGTAAACGCGGTGAAGGGCTTCCCCAACCACGAGAGCGGGGAGAGCTCGGCCACCTTCGAGCTGGCGCGCTGTGAGAACTGCGGGAGGCTGACGGATTTCACTGTTAAGGAGGTTGAATGGGCCCGGAAGATGGACCATTTCACCGTTTTCCTCTGTTCAACCTGCAGGAGGATTGAATCGGCAAGAAAAATCGGGGAGGGATTGGAATGA
- the mnhG gene encoding monovalent cation/H(+) antiporter subunit G, whose protein sequence is MSPVEYLIYAFLAINVTFNMLGSIALHRFPDVYTRLHGATKCTTFGTIFAVLAVVTHALYRLHVTGDPKYLQMALHSLVALVALLLTNPVGAHAIAKAAHLSGYKPAKAVVDAYEEKLGGEEE, encoded by the coding sequence ATGAGCCCGGTTGAATACCTGATTTACGCCTTCCTCGCGATAAACGTCACCTTCAACATGCTCGGGAGCATAGCCCTCCACCGCTTCCCGGACGTTTATACCAGACTTCATGGAGCTACCAAGTGCACGACCTTCGGAACGATATTTGCCGTTCTGGCCGTTGTAACCCACGCCCTCTACAGGCTCCACGTCACAGGCGACCCCAAGTACCTCCAGATGGCCCTCCACAGCCTCGTTGCCCTCGTGGCGCTCCTTCTCACGAACCCCGTCGGAGCGCATGCAATAGCGAAAGCCGCGCACCTGAGCGGTTACAAGCCGGCCAAAGCGGTCGTTGACGCCTACGAGGAGAAGCTCGGGGGTGAGGAGGAATGA
- a CDS encoding NADH-quinone oxidoreductase subunit K produces the protein MIQFQFITAFLLIVLGIYAFLAKRNLIKLILALDIIDSGIHLLLISLGYRIELNEIPTAPIYTGYETLKSPMVGPLPQALVLTSIVIGVCVLSLAVALTINAYRHYGTLDVRALRRLRG, from the coding sequence ATGATTCAGTTCCAGTTCATCACGGCATTCCTGCTCATAGTCCTCGGAATTTATGCCTTCCTCGCGAAGAGGAACCTCATCAAGCTGATTCTTGCCTTGGACATCATAGACTCCGGAATACACCTGCTCCTCATAAGCCTCGGCTACCGCATAGAGCTCAACGAAATCCCGACCGCGCCGATTTACACAGGCTACGAGACTCTGAAGAGCCCGATGGTCGGCCCGCTTCCACAGGCCTTAGTGCTTACGAGCATAGTCATCGGCGTCTGTGTCCTCTCACTCGCGGTCGCACTCACGATAAACGCCTACCGCCACTACGGAACCCTTGATGTGAGAGCTCTAAGGAGGTTGAGGGGATGA
- a CDS encoding Na(+)/H(+) antiporter subunit B: MRPRCGSDMGLIVKTSARAIIPLIGIFGAYIVMHGHLTPGGGFQGGATIAGAGILFLVSFGLDEMKKHYNKSLYSALEGIGGLVFLGVAMLGMSVAFFYNTLWHNGPFFNGKPGTLLSAGFLPIMNLAVGLKVFTGLVSALTAIAMYRRWKS; the protein is encoded by the coding sequence ATGAGGCCGAGGTGCGGTAGCGATATGGGGCTCATCGTCAAGACCTCGGCGAGGGCCATAATCCCTCTCATAGGAATCTTCGGAGCCTACATCGTCATGCACGGTCACCTGACACCGGGAGGTGGCTTCCAGGGAGGAGCGACGATAGCCGGAGCGGGAATACTGTTCCTCGTCTCCTTCGGCCTCGACGAGATGAAGAAGCACTACAACAAGAGCCTGTACTCAGCCCTTGAAGGCATCGGCGGTCTCGTCTTCCTCGGCGTCGCGATGCTCGGCATGAGCGTGGCGTTCTTCTACAACACGCTCTGGCACAACGGCCCCTTCTTCAACGGAAAGCCCGGAACGCTTCTCTCCGCCGGATTCCTGCCGATAATGAACCTGGCGGTTGGCCTTAAGGTCTTCACCGGCCTCGTCAGCGCGCTTACGGCCATAGCCATGTACAGGAGGTGGAAGTCATGA
- a CDS encoding hydrogenase subunit MbhD domain-containing protein, producing MKPITIDMTIQAIILIGVLITAYLTIRFRDLLAAALMSAAMSLLLSLEFYMLHAPDVAIAEAAVGAGVVTAVVVYGIAKTERWEVEP from the coding sequence ATGAAGCCCATCACCATTGACATGACGATTCAGGCGATAATACTCATCGGCGTCCTCATCACGGCTTACCTTACGATTCGCTTCAGAGACTTGCTCGCCGCTGCACTCATGTCCGCGGCGATGAGCCTGCTCCTCAGCCTTGAGTTCTACATGCTTCACGCCCCTGACGTTGCCATAGCCGAGGCAGCGGTTGGAGCGGGAGTTGTTACGGCGGTTGTGGTTTACGGCATAGCCAAGACAGAGAGATGGGAGGTGGAACCGTGA
- a CDS encoding formate/nitrite transporter family protein: protein MSEILYGVDSTFEGIAKKATPKFKTTPGRLLFAGFMAGAYIAFGFVLAVIAATGFHDNPSAFKLLLGAVFPVGLIAVILAGADLWTGNVQFLSSAKAKGYADFRCVLYNWFGSYGGNFIGSVFIALLAVQLTGLFGHVGDPNAFGKTIVAIAHGKVSKDFIALLFLGIGCNWLVNVAIWQSARVQDGAGKILAIWFPIFAFVAIGFEHAIANMWAIPMGVFLSNGAINWANFFHNLIPVTLGNAIGGFLFVSFYYWYLSHPELTARRLAKEIVDFTVVFVAFWVLATLIPAGIALALKNDLYASPLVLSIYYIAGTFALARIAKPGVEK from the coding sequence ATGAGCGAAATCCTGTACGGGGTTGACTCCACCTTTGAGGGGATTGCGAAGAAGGCAACCCCGAAGTTCAAAACAACTCCTGGAAGGTTGCTCTTCGCGGGCTTCATGGCCGGAGCTTACATAGCCTTTGGTTTCGTTTTAGCTGTTATAGCCGCCACGGGCTTCCACGACAACCCATCAGCCTTCAAACTCCTCCTCGGAGCGGTCTTCCCGGTCGGCTTAATCGCGGTAATCCTGGCTGGGGCCGACCTGTGGACCGGCAACGTGCAGTTCCTCAGCTCTGCAAAGGCCAAAGGCTACGCGGACTTCAGGTGCGTCCTCTACAACTGGTTCGGGAGCTATGGTGGCAACTTCATAGGCTCGGTCTTTATAGCGCTCTTAGCCGTCCAGCTCACGGGACTCTTCGGCCACGTCGGAGACCCCAACGCCTTCGGAAAGACGATAGTTGCCATAGCGCACGGCAAGGTCTCCAAGGACTTCATTGCCCTGCTCTTCCTCGGAATCGGCTGTAACTGGCTCGTGAACGTCGCGATATGGCAGTCGGCGAGGGTTCAGGACGGGGCAGGCAAGATACTCGCGATATGGTTCCCGATATTCGCCTTCGTTGCCATAGGCTTCGAGCACGCCATAGCCAACATGTGGGCCATACCGATGGGAGTCTTCCTCAGCAACGGGGCTATAAACTGGGCCAACTTCTTCCACAACCTGATTCCCGTTACGCTTGGAAACGCCATCGGAGGCTTCCTGTTCGTCAGCTTCTACTACTGGTACCTCAGCCACCCCGAGCTGACCGCCAGGAGGCTTGCGAAGGAGATAGTGGACTTCACCGTGGTCTTCGTGGCCTTCTGGGTCCTCGCAACCCTGATTCCGGCAGGAATAGCGCTCGCCCTTAAGAACGACCTCTACGCCTCCCCGCTCGTGCTGAGCATCTACTACATAGCCGGAACCTTCGCCCTGGCGAGAATCGCGAAGCCGGGGGTGGAAAAATGA
- a CDS encoding 4Fe-4S dicluster domain-containing protein codes for MKLLVDFNACIGCETCEGVCDFIHDGRPNIRVVFASNGVGVPINCRHCDDAPCMAVCPVNAITRDKDGAVIINEEKCIGCLMCLSVCPFGAISYEPVVKVVYKCDMCAERRAEGLKPACHEMCPANAIYYGPDGGEGKRAKVAEVISRNL; via the coding sequence ATGAAGCTCCTCGTGGACTTTAACGCCTGCATAGGTTGCGAGACCTGTGAAGGAGTGTGCGACTTCATTCACGACGGAAGACCCAACATAAGGGTGGTTTTCGCGAGCAACGGCGTCGGCGTCCCGATTAATTGCCGGCACTGCGACGACGCGCCCTGTATGGCGGTATGTCCCGTAAACGCCATCACCCGCGATAAAGACGGGGCCGTGATAATCAACGAGGAGAAATGCATAGGTTGCCTGATGTGCCTCTCGGTCTGCCCGTTCGGAGCTATAAGCTACGAGCCGGTCGTTAAAGTTGTTTACAAGTGCGACATGTGCGCCGAGAGAAGGGCCGAGGGCTTGAAGCCGGCCTGCCACGAGATGTGTCCCGCCAATGCCATCTACTACGGCCCCGACGGCGGGGAGGGGAAGAGGGCAAAGGTGGCGGAGGTAATTTCCCGCAACCTCTAA
- a CDS encoding nickel-dependent hydrogenase large subunit: MTKVEYWVKIPFGPIHPGLEEPEKFILTLDGERIVDVDVKLGYNLRGIQWIALRRNYVQIMYLAERMCGICSFSHNHTYTRAVEEAAGIEVPERAEYIRVIVGELERIHSHLLNLGVLAHDIGYDTVLHLTWLAREKVMDTLEAVAGNRVNYSMVTIGGVRRDIDEKRRRIILDMIKYYKEVFPQIEDIFLHDPTIEARFRDTAIISKRVALEQGAVGPTGRGSGIRDDARWSERLGVYPDLGIKPVMPQDVTGERPRGDVFDRMAVRIGELWQSLELIEHALDQMPDGKIKTFPKDNVLVAKLRIMVDGEGIGRYEAPRGELIHYVRGKKGSDKPLRWKPREPTFPNLFAVAEGVKGDQVADFVVAVASIDPCLSCTDRVAVVEDGKKRILTEKDLLKASIKKTREINPEIKGDPTPVGFGCSR, encoded by the coding sequence ATGACAAAGGTTGAATACTGGGTCAAGATACCCTTCGGTCCGATTCACCCCGGTCTGGAGGAGCCCGAGAAGTTCATACTCACCCTCGACGGCGAGAGGATAGTTGACGTTGACGTCAAGCTCGGTTACAACCTGCGCGGAATCCAGTGGATAGCCCTCAGGAGAAACTACGTCCAGATAATGTACTTAGCCGAGAGAATGTGCGGGATATGCAGTTTCTCCCACAACCACACCTACACGAGGGCCGTTGAAGAGGCGGCCGGAATAGAGGTGCCCGAGAGAGCTGAATACATCCGCGTAATCGTCGGCGAGCTCGAGAGGATTCACAGCCACCTGCTCAACCTCGGCGTTTTAGCTCACGACATAGGCTACGATACAGTGCTCCACCTCACCTGGCTCGCCCGTGAGAAAGTCATGGACACACTTGAGGCGGTTGCCGGAAACCGCGTCAACTACTCGATGGTAACCATCGGAGGCGTCAGGAGGGACATCGACGAGAAGAGGAGGCGGATAATTCTCGATATGATAAAGTACTACAAAGAGGTCTTCCCGCAGATTGAGGACATCTTCCTCCACGACCCGACGATAGAGGCCCGTTTCAGGGACACGGCAATAATAAGCAAGCGCGTGGCGCTGGAGCAGGGAGCGGTTGGTCCGACGGGAAGGGGAAGCGGAATCCGCGACGACGCGCGCTGGAGCGAGAGGCTCGGCGTTTATCCGGATTTGGGAATAAAGCCCGTCATGCCCCAGGATGTAACTGGAGAGAGGCCCAGGGGCGATGTATTCGACAGGATGGCGGTGAGAATAGGAGAGCTGTGGCAGAGTTTGGAGCTCATCGAGCACGCCCTTGACCAGATGCCGGACGGAAAAATCAAGACCTTCCCGAAGGACAACGTTCTCGTCGCCAAGCTCAGGATAATGGTGGACGGAGAGGGAATCGGAAGGTACGAGGCCCCGAGGGGTGAGCTGATTCACTACGTCCGCGGAAAGAAGGGAAGCGACAAGCCCCTCCGCTGGAAGCCGAGGGAACCGACGTTCCCGAACCTGTTCGCGGTCGCCGAGGGCGTCAAGGGAGACCAGGTGGCGGACTTCGTCGTTGCCGTTGCCTCGATAGACCCGTGCCTGAGCTGTACGGACAGGGTTGCGGTCGTTGAAGACGGAAAGAAGAGAATCCTGACCGAAAAGGACCTCCTGAAGGCCTCGATAAAGAAGACGCGCGAGATTAATCCGGAAATAAAGGGAGACCCGACCCCGGTGGGGTTCGGCTGTTCGAGGTGA
- a CDS encoding FAD-dependent oxidoreductase: MNGMNFAFHCLKRPEPTGKRVAIIGAGPAGLAAAGYLSCKGHEVHVYDKLPEPGGLMLFGIPEFRIPVDRVRLGYRDLAERMGVVFHTGVKVVSGGRKDEGDEFVEKTVDFEELVRNFDAVLIATGTWRSWLADIPGIELEGVFKALEYLFRIKSAKLGHMDWSEVPEIEGKRVMVVGAGHTACDAALESLLMGAEKVYMSYRRTIREAPAGSYEINLLREKGVEWLELTMPKRIIGENGKVKAVELIRTKLSEPDESGRRRPVPIEGSEFTVDVEYVVFAIGQTPTPPFGENCGIATDRKGRIVVDSRHMTSREGIFAAGDVVLGPSLVGRATKDGLYAGRDMHLWLMEVRA; the protein is encoded by the coding sequence ATGAACGGCATGAACTTCGCCTTCCACTGCCTCAAAAGGCCCGAGCCGACCGGAAAGAGGGTGGCGATAATAGGCGCCGGCCCCGCAGGTTTGGCGGCGGCCGGCTACCTCTCCTGTAAGGGCCACGAGGTTCACGTCTACGACAAACTGCCCGAGCCGGGTGGCTTGATGCTCTTCGGGATTCCCGAGTTCAGGATTCCCGTGGACAGGGTCAGGCTCGGATACAGGGACCTTGCAGAGCGCATGGGCGTCGTTTTCCACACGGGAGTCAAGGTCGTCTCCGGTGGGAGGAAGGACGAGGGCGACGAGTTCGTCGAGAAGACCGTTGACTTTGAGGAGCTTGTGAGGAACTTCGACGCCGTTTTGATAGCAACGGGAACGTGGCGCTCCTGGCTCGCAGACATTCCGGGGATAGAGCTTGAAGGCGTCTTCAAGGCCCTCGAGTACCTCTTCAGGATAAAGAGCGCCAAGCTCGGCCACATGGACTGGAGCGAGGTGCCGGAGATAGAGGGGAAGAGAGTGATGGTCGTCGGAGCCGGCCATACTGCCTGCGACGCCGCTTTGGAGAGCCTCCTGATGGGGGCAGAGAAGGTCTACATGAGCTACCGCAGGACAATAAGGGAAGCCCCGGCGGGAAGCTACGAGATAAACCTCCTCCGCGAGAAGGGCGTTGAGTGGCTTGAACTAACGATGCCGAAGAGAATCATCGGCGAGAACGGAAAGGTCAAAGCCGTGGAGCTCATTAGAACAAAGCTCAGCGAGCCGGACGAGAGCGGAAGGAGAAGACCCGTCCCAATAGAGGGAAGCGAGTTCACGGTCGACGTGGAGTACGTGGTCTTCGCGATAGGGCAGACGCCGACGCCACCCTTCGGCGAGAACTGCGGAATAGCGACCGATAGAAAGGGCAGAATCGTCGTGGATTCGAGGCACATGACGAGCAGGGAGGGAATCTTCGCGGCCGGGGACGTTGTTTTAGGTCCCTCACTCGTCGGCAGGGCAACGAAAGACGGCCTCTACGCCGGAAGAGACATGCACCTCTGGCTGATGGAGGTGAGAGCATGA
- a CDS encoding proton-conducting transporter membrane subunit, whose amino-acid sequence MNGEAILPYLIIIPLFGAFSMPIVNLLGRKAREAWAVIITGATLAVGSALFYSVWENKSIIVYTLGAKSPLGQGVNFPIRIVWEVDLFGAIMVLMVTLVGFLAVVYSIGYMKHDTGLDKYYTLIIILELGMLGIAITGDLFNFYVFLEIMSIASYALVAFRNDTWEGIEAGIKYMFVGSIASSLILLGIALLYGQYGTLTMSYLAVKLAQNPTVTAKVALALFIAGLLFKSGASPVHMWLADAHPAAPSSISAMLSGLVIKVGGIYALTRILFSIYGHSVSMKTVGWVIIIFACITLIVGNAMAVVQNDMKRLLAYSSVGQIGYILLGLGIGLAAYGSQTGEIAMAGAIYHTFNHALMKALLFLIAGVVIHQLGTRDLNELSGLAKTMPKTTFAFLIGAAAIIGMPPLNGFASKWLIYESSAIFNPILGAIAIIGTAFCTAAYVKVLYTFFGRPNERVMKARDPEGSMLWPIIILAVAIVVMGLFPWQISDKVMIPAVKSLENQLAYISAVLGGA is encoded by the coding sequence ATGAACGGGGAAGCAATCTTACCCTACCTCATAATCATCCCGCTCTTCGGAGCGTTCTCGATGCCGATAGTGAACCTCCTCGGCAGGAAGGCGAGGGAGGCGTGGGCAGTCATAATCACCGGCGCCACCTTAGCGGTGGGCTCGGCGCTCTTCTACTCCGTCTGGGAGAACAAGAGCATAATAGTCTACACACTAGGAGCCAAGAGCCCGCTCGGCCAGGGCGTCAACTTCCCGATAAGGATAGTCTGGGAGGTCGACCTCTTCGGCGCGATAATGGTGCTCATGGTAACGCTCGTGGGCTTCCTCGCGGTTGTCTACTCCATCGGCTACATGAAGCACGACACCGGCCTCGACAAATACTACACCCTCATCATAATCCTCGAGCTCGGAATGCTGGGCATAGCGATAACCGGCGACCTCTTCAACTTCTACGTCTTCCTCGAAATCATGAGCATCGCCAGCTACGCGCTGGTGGCCTTTAGAAACGACACCTGGGAGGGCATCGAGGCCGGCATAAAGTACATGTTCGTCGGCTCGATAGCGAGTTCGTTAATCTTACTCGGCATAGCACTCCTCTACGGCCAGTACGGAACGCTGACGATGAGCTATCTGGCAGTTAAGCTCGCCCAGAACCCAACTGTTACAGCGAAGGTCGCGTTAGCTCTCTTCATCGCGGGACTCCTCTTCAAGAGCGGTGCCTCTCCGGTCCACATGTGGCTGGCAGACGCGCACCCGGCCGCGCCGAGTTCAATAAGCGCGATGCTCTCGGGTCTCGTCATAAAGGTAGGCGGAATCTACGCTTTAACCAGGATACTCTTCAGCATCTACGGACACAGCGTCAGCATGAAAACCGTTGGCTGGGTCATCATAATCTTCGCCTGCATAACCCTCATAGTCGGCAACGCGATGGCGGTAGTCCAGAACGACATGAAGCGTCTCTTAGCCTACTCCTCGGTCGGCCAGATAGGCTACATTCTGCTGGGCCTCGGAATAGGCTTAGCCGCTTATGGAAGCCAGACCGGCGAGATAGCGATGGCGGGAGCGATTTACCACACCTTCAACCACGCACTCATGAAGGCCCTCCTCTTCCTGATTGCAGGTGTGGTGATTCACCAGCTCGGCACGAGGGACCTCAACGAGCTGAGCGGCTTAGCTAAGACCATGCCGAAAACAACCTTCGCCTTCCTCATTGGGGCGGCCGCGATAATAGGAATGCCTCCCCTCAACGGCTTCGCGAGCAAGTGGCTCATCTACGAGAGTTCAGCCATATTCAACCCGATACTCGGTGCGATAGCGATAATCGGAACGGCATTCTGTACGGCAGCATACGTCAAGGTGCTCTACACCTTCTTCGGCAGGCCGAACGAGAGGGTCATGAAGGCCAGAGACCCCGAGGGAAGCATGCTCTGGCCGATAATAATCCTCGCGGTCGCGATAGTCGTCATGGGACTCTTCCCCTGGCAGATAAGCGACAAGGTCATGATTCCGGCAGTTAAATCCCTTGAGAACCAGCTGGCGTACATAAGCGCGGTTCTGGGAGGTGCGTGA
- a CDS encoding monovalent cation/H+ antiporter subunit E: MPFIVAFVFAYITWLVLTAGTNGLLWSTQELIAGLIFAGIVAYATKDIVGEESTRFLNPIRWLEWIAYVPVLFWGMVKANFHVAYLVITGKIRPGIVKVPVELEKDAQYTILANSITLTPGTLTIDACPKEKALYVHWIDIPEGLERPESSEPVAGPFEKWARRLGK; encoded by the coding sequence TTGCCCTTCATAGTCGCGTTCGTCTTCGCCTACATCACCTGGCTGGTTTTAACGGCGGGAACGAACGGGCTCCTCTGGAGCACGCAGGAACTGATAGCCGGTTTAATATTCGCGGGAATAGTAGCGTACGCGACGAAGGACATCGTTGGGGAGGAATCAACCCGCTTCCTGAACCCGATAAGGTGGCTCGAGTGGATTGCCTACGTCCCGGTCCTGTTCTGGGGAATGGTCAAGGCCAACTTCCACGTAGCTTATCTCGTCATAACCGGAAAGATAAGGCCCGGAATCGTCAAGGTCCCGGTTGAGCTCGAAAAGGACGCCCAGTACACCATTCTGGCCAACTCGATAACCCTCACCCCGGGAACCCTTACCATAGACGCCTGCCCGAAGGAGAAGGCCCTCTACGTCCACTGGATTGACATCCCCGAGGGGCTCGAGAGGCCCGAGAGCTCTGAACCCGTCGCGGGGCCCTTTGAGAAGTGGGCCAGGAGGTTAGGGAAATGA
- a CDS encoding cation:proton antiporter has translation MIEPVFFYSALIISIGAFLAILRVLLGPSVPDRVVGVDTLNTLVVAGMVLLGAAYDRTIYIDIAIVYALLSYIGTLIIARYLQGGLE, from the coding sequence ATGATTGAGCCCGTGTTCTTCTACTCGGCGCTGATAATCTCGATTGGAGCGTTCCTGGCGATACTCAGGGTTCTCCTCGGTCCCAGCGTTCCAGACCGGGTCGTCGGAGTTGATACACTGAACACGCTCGTGGTTGCCGGTATGGTTCTCCTCGGAGCGGCCTACGACAGGACGATTTACATCGACATCGCGATAGTATACGCGCTCCTCAGCTACATCGGAACGCTCATAATCGCGAGATACCTGCAGGGGGGATTGGAATGA
- a CDS encoding NADH-quinone oxidoreductase subunit B family protein, with protein sequence MSIKVPANGGSNSSERERLEKRIAQLCRYIGKSPWVFHVNTGSCNGCDIEIIAALTPRYDAERFGVKLVGSPRHADILLVTGPVTNQSLERVKLVYEQTPEPKIVIAVGSCPTGGSVFYESPFTNAPLSNVIPVDVYVPGCPPRPEAILHGVVLALEKLAKMLKGEVPEVKE encoded by the coding sequence GTGAGCATTAAAGTTCCCGCTAACGGCGGTTCAAACTCATCGGAGCGCGAGAGGCTCGAGAAAAGAATCGCCCAGCTGTGCCGTTACATCGGAAAATCCCCCTGGGTCTTCCACGTGAACACGGGCTCGTGCAACGGCTGCGACATCGAAATCATAGCCGCTCTAACGCCACGCTACGACGCGGAGCGCTTCGGAGTCAAGCTCGTCGGCAGTCCGAGACATGCGGACATACTCCTTGTAACCGGGCCCGTAACCAATCAAAGCCTTGAGAGGGTCAAGCTCGTCTACGAGCAGACCCCAGAGCCGAAGATAGTAATAGCCGTCGGCTCGTGCCCAACGGGCGGAAGCGTGTTCTACGAGAGCCCCTTCACCAACGCACCGCTGAGCAACGTGATTCCGGTGGATGTTTACGTTCCGGGCTGTCCGCCGAGGCCAGAAGCCATACTTCACGGCGTCGTTCTCGCGCTTGAGAAGCTGGCCAAGATGCTGAAGGGTGAGGTTCCGGAGGTGAAAGAATGA
- a CDS encoding hydrogenase, protein MFGYWDALYFVLVFIVGLILAYLLDQWAKRSGMGTKEVGDGTKIFISGEDPEKVIPGFEHLEGHYTGRNVMWGLTYALKRFFTVLKADHTGLLTDYVGYLVIVTAFVMGVILIWG, encoded by the coding sequence ATGTTCGGCTACTGGGATGCCCTCTACTTCGTCCTCGTCTTCATCGTCGGGCTCATCTTGGCTTACCTCCTCGACCAGTGGGCGAAGAGGAGCGGAATGGGAACGAAGGAAGTCGGCGACGGGACGAAGATATTCATCAGCGGTGAGGACCCAGAGAAGGTTATTCCGGGCTTCGAGCACCTGGAGGGCCACTACACGGGAAGAAACGTTATGTGGGGGCTGACCTATGCCCTCAAGCGCTTCTTCACCGTCCTCAAGGCCGACCACACTGGACTGCTGACGGATTACGTGGGCTACCTCGTCATCGTTACGGCCTTCGTGATGGGCGTGATACTGATTTGGGGTTGA
- a CDS encoding NADH-quinone oxidoreductase subunit C: MSEVNDNANVEKAQEEVKEPTKAEKVAKAIAERFPNAQVEVKTNKWGRERVWVRIDRESYRELMKFIKELDGEAHYSIGIEQDWGDDLGFLSHLVIYYRDSPAVSLLIDVHCPKDDPTLPDISDIFPIALQFEREGMEMVGIDFENAPDKRRLFLPEDFPEGIYPLRLDDKGVPEEMVHNAGHPYYLKGGAKK; this comes from the coding sequence ATGAGCGAGGTTAACGATAATGCTAACGTTGAGAAAGCTCAGGAGGAGGTTAAAGAACCAACCAAAGCCGAGAAGGTCGCCAAAGCGATAGCGGAGCGCTTTCCAAACGCCCAGGTTGAGGTCAAGACCAACAAGTGGGGGCGCGAGAGGGTCTGGGTGAGAATCGACCGGGAAAGCTACCGCGAGCTGATGAAGTTCATAAAGGAACTCGACGGCGAGGCCCACTACTCGATAGGCATCGAGCAGGACTGGGGAGACGACCTGGGCTTCCTCAGTCACCTCGTGATTTACTACAGAGATTCGCCGGCCGTTTCACTGCTCATAGACGTCCACTGCCCCAAGGACGACCCAACGCTTCCGGATATAAGCGATATCTTCCCGATAGCGCTCCAGTTCGAGAGGGAAGGAATGGAGATGGTCGGAATAGACTTTGAAAATGCACCGGACAAGAGGAGGCTCTTCCTGCCGGAGGACTTCCCCGAGGGCATCTATCCGCTCCGCCTCGACGACAAGGGCGTTCCCGAGGAGATGGTGCACAACGCGGGCCACCCCTATTACCTCAAGGGAGGTGCTAAGAAATGA